Proteins from a genomic interval of Lolium perenne isolate Kyuss_39 chromosome 1, Kyuss_2.0, whole genome shotgun sequence:
- the LOC139829951 gene encoding polyubiquitin 11-like, which produces MKIFVKTLAGKTMTVMVDSSDTINVVKAKIQDQERLLFGGKELDDRCTLADYGIQDESSLDLDLRRPKRRKMQIFVKGLTGKTRTLRVEELDTVESVKAMIEEVEGAPVSEQRLLFGGGQMEDGRTLKYYRITKESTIHLCLRLRSCVKCPVKT; this is translated from the coding sequence atgaagatctttgtgaaGACCCTGGCCGGCAAGACGATGACCGTCATGGTCGATTCATCAGACACCATCAACGTTGTCAAGGCGAAGATCCAGGACCAGGAGCGCCTTCTCTTCGGCGGGAAGGAGCTGGACGATAGGTGCACTCTCGCCGATTACGGCATTCAGGACGAGTCCAGTCTTGACCTCGATCTGCGCCGCCCCAAGAGAAGGAAGATGCAGATCTTCGTCAAGGGGCTGACCGGCAAGACCAGGACCCTTCGTGTTGAGGAGCTGGACACCGTCGAGAGCGTCAAGGCGATGATCGAGGAGGTCGAGGGCGCCCCCGTGAGCGAGCAGAGGCTTCTTTTTGGCGGGGGTCAGATGGAGGACGGACGTACCTTGAAGTACTATCGCATCACTAAGGAGTCGACGATTCACCTCTGCCTTCGCCTCCGGTCGTGCGTCAAATGCCCGGTGAAGACCTAG